A genomic stretch from Deltaproteobacteria bacterium includes:
- a CDS encoding thioesterase family protein, with the protein MSTKNLTKIRVIYADTDAMGIVYHTNYIKWFEIGRAELLRELGAPYAQIESNGYNLPLTEVSCHYLYPARYDQIVVIETEIVYLRRATVKFNYVIRDEKQERVLVEGESVHACVNMQGKIVRIPPDIIDKIDPGKN; encoded by the coding sequence TTGTCCACGAAAAATCTCACTAAGATCAGGGTCATCTACGCCGACACCGATGCCATGGGCATTGTCTATCATACCAATTACATCAAATGGTTTGAAATCGGCAGAGCGGAGCTATTGCGGGAACTCGGCGCCCCCTATGCCCAGATTGAATCAAACGGTTATAACTTGCCCTTGACGGAAGTCTCGTGCCATTATTTGTATCCAGCCAGATATGACCAGATTGTTGTTATCGAGACGGAGATCGTCTATTTGAGAAGGGCCACTGTCAAATTTAATTATGTTATCCGGGATGAAAAACAGGAGCGGGTGCTTGTCGAAGGCGAATCTGTCCATGCCTGCGTGAATATGCAAGGCAAGATTGTCCGCATCCCCCCGGATATTATTGATAAAATTGACCCAGGAAAAAATTAA